From the genome of Chloroflexaceae bacterium:
CGGGCCATTCGCGCCCAGGGGGGCCAGCCGGGCTTCCTCCACAAAACCGGCACCGCCGATATGAACGTGGTTGGCCCGGCCTGGGGCTGCCCGATCGTCGCCTATGGCCCCGGCGACTCGCGGCTGGACCATACGCCCGATGAGCACCTGGATCTCGCTGAGTACCAGCGGGCCATCGCCGTGCTGACCGAGGTCCTGGCGGGGTTGGAGTGAGAACATCCCACGAGGGGAAATGTAGTCCTCACCCACTCCCCGGCCCCCTCCCTCTCCACTGCAGTGGAGAGGGAGGGGGCGCCAAGCAGAGCGAGGCAGGGGAGGGTGAGGTGCGGGCGGGGGCGTGGGGAAACCTGGTTTCCTCATGCTCCTGCCAGACGAGAGGGCGAAGGTCTTCCAGGAAAATCCTTCGGCCTCCCACCGAGGCGTAACTGGTGCGAACAAGTGTTTCACGTGAAACGGGCTGGACGGAGGGCATGGGAGCATGTCCGTGATCCTGATCACCGGAGCGGGCGGTTACATTGGTTGCAGCCTGGCCCGCGCTCTACGCGCCCGCGGGGCCGCGGTGCGCGGTCTCGACCGCAATGGCGCCGCGCTGGAGGCACTGGCCGCCCTGGGGGTGGAGCCGCTGGTCGCCGATGCCAGTGACGCCTCGGCGCTGGCGGCGGCCCTGAAGGATGTGGAGGTGGTGTACCATCTCGCCGGCTCGGCTCTGGGCAGCCCGGAGATGATCCGGCGCTCGAACGTAGGTGGCGCGGAGGCCCTGGCTGCAGCTTGCGCGGGCCGGCGCCTGCGCGCGGTCGTGTTCGCCAGCAGCGGGGCGCTCTACCCCAGTAGTTCGAGCTGGCTCACCGAGGAGACGCCGCCTGCGCCTTCGTTTCATTACGCCCGGGCCAAAGCCGAGGCTGAAGGGGTGCTGCTGGAGGCGTACCGGCGCGATGGCACGCCAGCGCAGATCGCCCGCATCGCCGCCGTGTATGGCCCGGACAGCCCGGCGTTAATGATCGAGCAGGTGCGACGGGGGCGCTTTCCACTGATCGGCGGCGGGAAGGGCTTTGCCTCCAACATCCACCTTGATGATCTGATCGAGGCCCTGCTGGCCATGCCTGAGCGGGGCCAGCCCGGGCGGATCTACAATCTGGCCGATGATCAGCCCGCGCCGGTCCGCGAGTTCTACAACTACCTGGCGGCCCTGCTCGGCGCGCCGCCTCCGCCTTCCATGCCTCCCCTCGCCGGGCGCATCCTGGTGCGGCTGATCGACGCCGTGAGCCGCCTGCGCGGCCGGTCCAACCCGCTGCCGGTGGATCTGGTGGCGATGGCTTCAGTGTCGCACCGCATGGCGAACCGGCGCATGCGTGAGGAGTTAGGGGTGCGCTTGCGCTATCCTTCGTACCGTGAGGGCCTCCCGGCGGCGCTGAAAGTCGAAGTGACGTTGAGGTAATTTGTTGTCCTCACTCGCCCCCAAA
Proteins encoded in this window:
- a CDS encoding NAD-dependent epimerase/dehydratase family protein; this translates as MSVILITGAGGYIGCSLARALRARGAAVRGLDRNGAALEALAALGVEPLVADASDASALAAALKDVEVVYHLAGSALGSPEMIRRSNVGGAEALAAACAGRRLRAVVFASSGALYPSSSSWLTEETPPAPSFHYARAKAEAEGVLLEAYRRDGTPAQIARIAAVYGPDSPALMIEQVRRGRFPLIGGGKGFASNIHLDDLIEALLAMPERGQPGRIYNLADDQPAPVREFYNYLAALLGAPPPPSMPPLAGRILVRLIDAVSRLRGRSNPLPVDLVAMASVSHRMANRRMREELGVRLRYPSYREGLPAALKVEVTLR